One Campylobacter pinnipediorum subsp. caledonicus genomic window carries:
- a CDS encoding sensor histidine kinase, with translation MHFLNEKNLKFYTIIIILSMLVVFLGVNMYNNAKYQITTLLNKNSQTTSQNIVEVFHFWLNERINLLSSASKFIEASNVLQDEEKIKKFTKIFLKGSASGFDLIQILNKDGELYINGEKIINEHERKTRLNLIWYLDTKENLKPTVNFMPTHTILKEKTLNICVPNYKNNKFEAAICGIVRLESLFKNINNFKLQPNSYSFIVTHSGEILTKINDLNLKNKIQNKFKSIFLIDEDITSLQVDSNFISISEIPSLNWYIGAGTNNKEEINKLLSTITKNAILVLFAFILLAALANFLHNLMYEKIKKSKDEYELLLSHKAKMSEAGELLTGINHQFIQPVNSLNLMISTLLMLKKEGNLEDGVLESMLSKGQKSIVLLNNTIEIFRNFYKTTENISEFSIKQSIQNLLTLMHTELARANVHIVLDIKDDKQVNQIENIIQQILLILIHNAKDALVDKFKNDIQKRKITISVKFSNLKCYIKVSEFGSGINEIMIGKIFSQPKTTKKYGNGIGLYFGKKLANEKINGDIKLIKNAEPTEFELSFDINLKSKKENL, from the coding sequence GTGCATTTTTTAAATGAGAAAAATTTAAAATTTTATACCATAATAATTATTTTAAGCATGTTGGTTGTATTTCTTGGGGTAAATATGTACAACAATGCAAAATACCAGATAACAACACTTTTAAACAAAAATTCGCAAACAACAAGTCAAAATATAGTTGAAGTATTTCATTTTTGGCTAAATGAAAGGATAAATTTACTTTCTTCGGCTTCTAAATTCATAGAAGCATCTAATGTTCTTCAAGATGAAGAAAAAATCAAAAAATTTACAAAAATATTTTTAAAAGGTTCGGCAAGTGGTTTTGATCTTATACAAATTTTAAATAAAGATGGAGAACTTTATATAAACGGCGAAAAAATTATAAATGAGCATGAAAGAAAAACAAGACTAAATTTAATATGGTATTTAGACACCAAAGAAAATCTAAAACCAACTGTGAATTTTATGCCAACTCATACAATTTTAAAAGAAAAAACACTAAATATATGTGTTCCAAACTATAAAAACAATAAATTTGAAGCCGCTATTTGCGGGATTGTAAGACTAGAAAGTCTTTTTAAAAATATAAATAATTTCAAACTTCAACCAAATTCTTACTCTTTTATAGTAACACATAGTGGTGAAATTTTAACCAAAATAAATGATTTGAATTTAAAAAATAAAATTCAAAATAAATTTAAAAGTATATTTTTGATAGATGAAGATATAACAAGCTTGCAAGTAGATTCAAATTTTATATCTATTTCAGAAATTCCTTCACTAAACTGGTATATAGGAGCTGGGACAAACAATAAAGAAGAGATAAATAAACTTTTATCAACAATAACCAAAAATGCCATACTTGTTCTTTTTGCCTTTATATTACTAGCGGCTTTGGCAAATTTTTTACATAATTTAATGTATGAAAAAATTAAAAAAAGCAAGGATGAATATGAGCTTTTGCTTTCGCATAAAGCCAAAATGAGCGAAGCAGGAGAGCTACTAACTGGGATAAATCACCAATTTATCCAGCCTGTAAATTCATTAAATTTAATGATTTCAACCCTATTAATGTTAAAAAAAGAGGGTAATTTGGAAGATGGGGTTTTAGAGAGTATGCTGAGCAAAGGACAAAAATCAATCGTTCTTTTAAATAATACTATTGAAATTTTTAGAAATTTTTATAAAACCACAGAAAATATCAGTGAGTTTAGTATAAAGCAAAGCATTCAAAATCTTCTGACACTAATGCATACGGAACTAGCAAGAGCAAATGTTCATATTGTTTTGGATATAAAAGATGATAAACAAGTAAACCAAATAGAAAATATAATCCAGCAAATACTGCTTATACTTATTCACAATGCAAAAGATGCTTTAGTGGACAAGTTTAAAAATGACATACAAAAGAGAAAGATAACTATATCGGTAAAATTTAGCAACTTAAAGTGTTATATAAAAGTTAGTGAATTTGGTAGCGGCATAAATGAAATAATGATAGGTAAAATTTTTTCACAGCCAAAAACAACTAAAAAATACGGAAATGGTATAGGACTTTACTTTGGCAAAAAGCTAGCAAATGAAAAAATTAATGGAGATATCAAACTTATAAAAAATGCAGAACCTACAGAATTTGAACTAAGTTTTGATATAAATTTAAAAAGCAAAAAGGAAAACTTATGA
- a CDS encoding response regulator transcription factor, which yields MNESLKLLKDISVLIVEDDDMSRELLVSGLKPYCNNVYGAKDGLEGIESFKKYQANIVITDIHMPIMNGLEMMKEISKIKPYQKFIVFTSFDTDMNLIKSIQQGAALFLKKPIDIKELRSMIIALTYEKYQKLTKINDQISINLEKEKIFKNGEEIYLSYLQNKFFWLFAYNLNKLVSYEMIEEFVYDNEYVSKGAIQNTILRLKRELGIKLKNVSETGYILTCD from the coding sequence ATAAATGAATCTCTAAAATTATTAAAAGATATATCAGTATTGATAGTAGAAGATGATGATATGTCAAGAGAGCTTTTGGTAAGTGGTTTGAAACCTTATTGCAACAATGTTTATGGAGCAAAAGATGGGCTTGAAGGAATAGAAAGTTTTAAAAAATACCAAGCAAATATTGTTATAACAGATATTCATATGCCTATAATGAATGGTCTAGAAATGATGAAAGAAATTTCTAAAATAAAACCTTATCAAAAATTTATAGTCTTCACATCTTTTGATACTGATATGAATTTAATAAAAAGCATACAACAAGGTGCTGCTCTTTTTTTAAAAAAACCAATAGACATAAAAGAGTTAAGATCTATGATAATAGCCTTAACTTATGAAAAATACCAAAAACTCACAAAAATAAACGATCAGATAAGTATAAATTTAGAAAAAGAAAAGATATTTAAAAATGGAGAAGAAATTTACCTATCTTATCTTCAAAACAAATTCTTTTGGTTATTTGCTTATAATCTAAATAAACTAGTTAGCTATGAGATGATAGAAGAATTTGTATATGATAATGAGTATGTAAGTAAAGGTGCTATTCAAAACACCATACTAAGATTAAAAAGAGAGCTTGGTATAAAGCTAAAAAATGTATCAGAAACAGGATATATATTAACTTGTGATTAG
- the msrP gene encoding protein-methionine-sulfoxide reductase catalytic subunit MsrP, with the protein MQITDEKFFNKRREFLKLGAMASLTAINAKANELGLVQQDEKEIFQNIISLEANNDTGRKITSYENASSYVNFYEFSTNKTAAANQAKDLNTDEWMVSVDGECERPMNLNINDLLKFKLQKRVYRFRCVEAWGMVVPWVGFELRELIKLAQPTSDAKFIKFTTLFDPNKFPDQKSRFSNIPYPYVEGLRIDEAMHPLTLIALGMYDKPLGGANGAPLRLVVPWKYGFKSIKSIAKIEFVKEEPKTTWEQLAPNEYGFYANVNPNVDHPRWSQANERVLGSFKREKTLMFNGYDEVASLYDGMDLEKFF; encoded by the coding sequence ATGCAAATAACAGATGAAAAATTTTTTAATAAGCGCAGGGAGTTTTTAAAACTTGGCGCCATGGCGAGTCTAACCGCCATAAATGCAAAAGCTAATGAATTAGGTCTTGTACAACAAGATGAAAAAGAGATATTTCAAAATATTATTAGCTTGGAAGCAAACAATGATACTGGAAGAAAAATAACTTCTTATGAAAATGCAAGCAGCTATGTAAATTTTTATGAGTTTAGCACAAACAAAACAGCAGCTGCCAATCAAGCAAAAGATTTAAACACAGATGAATGGATGGTAAGTGTAGATGGAGAGTGTGAAAGACCTATGAATTTAAACATCAATGATTTGCTTAAATTTAAACTACAAAAAAGAGTTTATCGATTTAGATGCGTTGAGGCTTGGGGCATGGTAGTACCTTGGGTTGGATTTGAACTAAGAGAGCTTATAAAATTAGCACAACCAACAAGCGATGCAAAATTTATAAAATTTACAACTCTTTTTGATCCAAATAAATTTCCAGATCAAAAATCAAGATTTTCAAATATACCATATCCTTATGTAGAAGGTCTTAGAATAGATGAAGCTATGCACCCGCTTACATTAATAGCACTTGGAATGTATGACAAGCCACTTGGCGGAGCAAATGGAGCACCATTAAGACTTGTTGTGCCTTGGAAATATGGTTTTAAGAGCATAAAATCCATAGCAAAAATAGAGTTTGTAAAAGAGGAACCAAAAACAACTTGGGAACAACTAGCACCTAACGAATACGGCTTTTATGCAAATGTAAATCCGAACGTAGATCATCCAAGATGGTCTCAAGCAAATGAGCGAGTGCTTGGAAGCTTTAAGCGAGAGAAGACTCTAATGTTTAATGGCTACGATGAAGTGGCAAGTTTATATGATGGTATGGATTTGGAGAAGTTTTTTTAA
- a CDS encoding methyltransferase domain-containing protein gives MDKVANNFLKAKDTYEKEAKIQKIMRERLLKELLAQKKSHYSRIWEFGSGQDELGKIIRKHIGYDKYLSSDINDYGVYYKDKNVNFKTIDMNKISDFSDISKFDLIISNACLQWLDARKILPLLSDHLKENGILAISTFGKENLKQVYDLTGFGLSYLDVDELQSLCKSYKDVKIKSELHELKFNSPIELFRHLKNSGVNSLGNIYLSKSILAKCENEFKNTLTYESVYIIAKKITCKI, from the coding sequence TTGGATAAAGTAGCAAATAATTTTTTAAAGGCAAAAGATACTTATGAAAAAGAAGCTAAAATTCAAAAGATTATGCGAGAAAGGCTACTTAAAGAATTATTAGCACAAAAAAAATCACATTATAGTAGAATCTGGGAATTTGGCTCAGGACAAGACGAGCTTGGTAAAATAATTCGCAAACATATAGGATATGATAAATATTTAAGTAGCGATATAAATGATTATGGTGTATATTATAAAGATAAAAATGTAAATTTCAAAACTATAGATATGAATAAAATATCAGATTTTAGTGATATTAGTAAATTTGATTTAATAATTTCAAACGCTTGCTTGCAATGGTTGGATGCTAGAAAAATACTTCCTTTGCTTAGCGATCATCTAAAAGAAAATGGGATTTTAGCAATAAGCACATTTGGTAAAGAAAATTTAAAACAAGTATATGATCTTACAGGTTTTGGTCTTAGTTATCTTGATGTAGATGAACTGCAAAGCTTATGCAAAAGCTATAAAGATGTAAAAATAAAAAGCGAACTACATGAGCTTAAATTTAATAGCCCAATAGAACTTTTTAGGCACCTAAAAAATAGTGGTGTAAATAGTTTAGGGAATATATATCTTAGTAAAAGCATATTAGCAAAATGCGAGAATGAATTTAAAAACACCCTGACATACGAGTCTGTTTATATCATTGCAAAAAAAATAACTTGCAAAATATAA
- a CDS encoding pimeloyl-ACP methyl esterase BioG family protein: protein MKFKYLVQNNSENLLLFFTGFASEPNHFSHLKMSDEFDIVIIYEYENLNFPKDLLSKYAKIQIIGFSMGVGVASRIDFDLLLNNKQKIIFNLAVGGTPHGIDRVYGIHSAIFKRSIESFEPKEFIKNMSAKDLEINLQRDYKKELKYLFDLCQNEPINTNWQKALAGVNDKIFPLTAMQKFFKEKLSTIKSGHFVFNNFKSWDEFWIK from the coding sequence ATGAAATTTAAATATTTAGTACAAAATAATTCAGAAAATTTATTATTATTCTTTACAGGATTTGCAAGTGAACCAAACCATTTTTCACATTTAAAAATGAGTGATGAGTTTGATATTGTCATCATATATGAATATGAAAATCTAAATTTTCCAAAAGATTTGCTATCAAAATACGCAAAAATACAAATAATTGGTTTTAGTATGGGGGTTGGAGTAGCATCAAGGATTGATTTTGATTTATTGCTAAACAATAAACAAAAAATAATTTTCAACCTAGCAGTAGGTGGCACACCACATGGGATTGATAGAGTTTACGGGATACATAGTGCGATTTTTAAGCGAAGTATAGAAAGTTTTGAACCAAAAGAATTTATAAAAAATATGAGTGCTAAAGACTTGGAGATAAATTTACAAAGGGATTATAAAAAAGAGTTAAAATATTTATTTGATTTATGTCAAAATGAACCTATAAATACAAATTGGCAAAAGGCATTAGCAGGAGTTAATGATAAAATATTTCCACTTACAGCAATGCAAAAATTTTTCAAAGAAAAACTAAGCACCATAAAATCTGGACATTTTGTATTTAATAATTTTAAGAGTTGGGATGAGTTTTGGATAAAGTAG
- a CDS encoding aminotransferase class I/II-fold pyridoxal phosphate-dependent enzyme codes for MEINNILEELENNFQKRELQNIKTNGLNIIKNKNKLLNLASNDYLGIASTQMFDDEFIKSTLGAPLKFSASSSRSLSGNHNEFEKLEQYLQNSYQNNKKALLFNSGYHLNVGVIAALSGIKNILFLIDRQAHASMYDGLKQGGANFKRYRHNDLNHLEELIQKNQNEFKYIIVLTEALFSMDGDFADIVSLVNLKQKYENILLYIDEAHSVGACGENGLGLVKASGFAKEVDFVVFTFGKAVASIGATLLCEQNFKDFFINKARSLIYSTALPQINVAYTHFIFKKIEGMNAQRKELIKLGYDFKSILTGNKINAIGDAHIISIITKSSQIATKLAKKLEQNGYYAPAIRPPTVAPNSSRIRISLNSLIKLQDLNKLIEVVCYEI; via the coding sequence ATAGAAATTAACAATATCTTAGAAGAGTTAGAAAATAATTTTCAAAAACGAGAACTACAAAATATAAAAACTAATGGCTTAAATATAATAAAAAATAAAAACAAACTATTAAATTTAGCGAGCAATGATTACCTTGGCATAGCATCTACACAGATGTTTGATGATGAATTTATAAAAAGCACGTTAGGCGCGCCTTTAAAATTTAGCGCATCTAGCTCTAGAAGTCTTAGTGGCAATCATAACGAATTTGAAAAATTAGAACAATATTTACAAAACTCATACCAAAACAATAAAAAAGCCTTATTATTTAACAGTGGGTACCATCTAAACGTAGGAGTAATAGCAGCACTTAGTGGGATAAAAAATATACTTTTTTTAATAGACAGACAAGCACACGCTAGTATGTATGATGGTTTAAAACAAGGCGGTGCTAACTTTAAAAGATATAGGCATAACGATTTAAATCACTTAGAAGAGTTGATACAAAAAAACCAAAATGAGTTTAAATATATTATAGTTTTAACAGAAGCTCTTTTTAGCATGGACGGAGATTTTGCAGATATAGTAAGTCTAGTAAATCTAAAACAAAAATATGAAAATATCTTACTATATATAGATGAAGCCCATAGCGTTGGAGCTTGTGGCGAGAATGGGCTTGGGCTAGTAAAAGCTAGTGGATTTGCTAAAGAAGTTGATTTTGTGGTATTTACATTTGGAAAAGCGGTAGCAAGCATAGGTGCAACCTTGCTTTGTGAACAAAATTTTAAAGACTTTTTTATAAACAAAGCAAGAAGTCTTATATACTCAACAGCATTACCACAGATAAATGTCGCTTATACTCATTTTATATTCAAAAAAATAGAAGGTATGAACGCTCAAAGAAAAGAGTTAATAAAACTAGGTTATGATTTTAAATCGATTTTAACTGGCAACAAAATAAATGCAATAGGCGATGCACACATAATAAGCATAATCACAAAAAGTAGCCAAATAGCAACAAAACTTGCAAAAAAGCTAGAACAAAACGGATACTATGCTCCAGCAATAAGGCCACCTACTGTCGCTCCAAATAGTTCTCGTATCAGAATTTCATTAAACTCATTAATAAAATTGCAAGACTTAAACAAACTTATAGAGGTGGTTTGTTATGAAATTTAA
- the flgG gene encoding flagellar basal-body rod protein FlgG — protein sequence MMRSLYTAATGMIAQQTQIDVTSHNIANVNTYGYKKNRAEFADLMYQTMEYAGTATSQTTTSPTGIEVGLGVRPTAINKIFSQGYFKETGNNLDMVIAGDGFFQVQLPDGTTAYTRNGAFKLDANGTVVNSDGYQLIPQITIPANATQISIGTDGTISVLQAGEQETNQIGQIELANFINPAGLHSMGDNNYLQTSASGNVVVGTAGLDGLGTIRQGFVEMSNVQLVEEMTDLITGQRAYEANSKAITTSDSMLEIVNGLKR from the coding sequence ATGATGAGATCTCTTTATACTGCAGCTACAGGAATGATAGCTCAGCAAACTCAAATAGATGTTACTTCTCATAACATCGCAAATGTTAATACTTACGGATATAAGAAAAACAGAGCCGAATTTGCTGATTTGATGTATCAAACTATGGAATATGCTGGAACAGCTACAAGCCAGACAACAACAAGTCCTACTGGCATAGAAGTTGGTCTTGGTGTTAGACCTACTGCTATAAATAAAATTTTCTCTCAGGGTTATTTTAAAGAGACAGGTAATAATCTTGACATGGTTATTGCTGGTGATGGATTTTTTCAAGTTCAGCTACCTGATGGAACTACTGCTTATACTAGAAATGGCGCTTTTAAACTTGATGCTAATGGAACTGTTGTAAACTCAGATGGATATCAACTAATACCACAAATCACAATACCAGCTAATGCTACTCAAATTTCAATAGGCACCGATGGAACGATATCTGTTTTACAAGCTGGAGAACAAGAAACAAATCAGATAGGGCAAATAGAACTCGCAAATTTTATAAATCCAGCCGGACTTCACTCTATGGGTGATAACAACTATTTGCAAACTAGTGCTAGTGGAAATGTTGTAGTTGGAACAGCTGGGTTAGATGGACTTGGTACGATAAGACAAGGCTTTGTTGAGATGAGTAACGTTCAGCTTGTTGAGGAGATGACTGACCTTATAACAGGACAGCGTGCTTATGAGGCAAACTCGAAGGCAATTACAACAAGTGACTCTATGCTTGAAATCGTAAATGGACTTAAAAGGTAG